The window gtggccacgagtaccagtctatcatgtaactaaaccacttcgtgtttgggctcgtttgattcgtctcaacaagatctttgtcactgaagatacacagggtctgatgatggagctggaaggaggccacgggtaccagtctctcatgtaactaaacaatttcgtgtttgggctcgtttgattcgtctcaacatgatctttgacacaagacagtactcagggtctgatgatggagctggaaggtggtcaccattaccaatcaaccatacaactaaaccacatcgtgtttaggctcgttttattcatctcaacaagatctttgacactaggtgatactcagagtctgatgatggagctggaagttggttaccggtaccaatcaaccatgcaactaaaccacttcatgtttaggctcgtttgactagtctcaacaagatctttgacactaggtgatactcagagtctgatgatggagccggaaggtggtcaccggtaccaatcaaccattcaactaaaccacttcatgtttaggctcgtttgattagtctcaacaagatctttgacactaggtgatactcagagtctgatgatggagctggaaggtggtcaccggtaccaatcaactatgcaactaaaccacttcgtgtttaggctcgtttgattcgtctcaacaagatctttgacactaggtgataaaccaaacacgaagcccaaacacgaagtggttcagttatgtgatagactggtacccgtcgccaccttcgagctccatcatcagaccctgagtagtatcttgtgtcaaagatcttgttgcgacgaatcaaacaagcccaaacacgaagtggttcagttacatggtagactggtacccgtggccacagtccagctccatcatcagaccctgagtactatcttgtgtcaaagatcttgttgagacgaataaaacgagcctaaacacgaagtggtttagttgcatggttgattggtaccggtgaccaccttccagctccatcatcagaccctgagtactatcttgtgtcaaagatcttgttgagacgaatcaaacgagcccaaacacgaaatggtttagttgcatggttgattagtaccggtgaccacattccggctccatcatcagaccctgagtactatcttgtgtcaaagatcttgttgagacgaataaaacgaccccaaacacgaagtggtttacttgcatggttgattggtactggtgaccaccttccggctccatcatcagaccctgagtactatcttaagtcaaagatcttgttgagccgaatcaaacgagaccaaacacgaagtgttttagttgcatggttgattggtaccggtgaccaccttccggctccatcatcagaccctgagtactattttgtgtcaaagatcttgttaagacgaataaaacgagcctaaacacgaagtagtttagttgcatggttgattggtaccggtgaccaccttccggctccatcatcagaccctgagtactatcttgagtcaaataaatacatatagaatgtcaggtcgtttcaaatatttttaatcctgtccggtagtttattaaactgtaccattataaattataatactataaaaacagtgctaggatcaaagtctctcgttgcggtttacacgcacacagtatagcgttttacacggcgcccgccgcacacaatgataaaaaacctcgtcgtcgccgttgaaaatgtgcggagccgaccgacacacgtcctacctgtacaagctctgccgcggcactgaactggcgagcgcgcgtcatcggtaatatagagtagttttcaaaaaattgccaaaaaattatagtagaatttcataaacactaatgtataccaaaagtataagcaaacgttgcagattgcttgagtatgaaaatgacttcgatattaagtagattttcgtagaaattgacacttgtttcggagagaaaattgagttcgttttactttgattttctctttctcaaaggtatgtaggaaaaatatcgtttgatatgcctaaagtacagggtattagtaatacaaaatagccaggtttagcagagtaaacttctcaacatttccaaataagagcttgccgttcagtgcttcacggggtttttcggaaacgaccatcagaaaaaaattcattactaatttaataagtcctttttccaatatttacaacgatatttaaaaagataagaagacgcttttactggaacaagtactcattgtttctaataatgagcacaaagtcctgaatttcgtcgactagtatcatcaattttgcattatttcgacttttcttgtaagagcgctcttaattgGATTAATTCCACTCACGCTTCAGTGCCGTTTACATGAAAATTCAAACCAGTAATATTTGCTgccaatttttattaaaaataaatacaaatacaaaatacaaatacaaatacaaatgcgtttatttcattactttttacataagttcttaggtatagtgtataagggttaggtaggtaattagtccatcttaggtataaggagtaagtaggtaagtattaatcTAAACATTGTGCAACAAATTGTGTAAGTAATGAAAAAGGTGCGGGTACAGCTTGCTGAATTTAAACCCGCCCTTGGTCAGCTAATtggaaacaaacataaacttaaaCTTAAAACATAAACTTTTATATGTTAATCAAATTAATGAATCACAAAGCAATCAAATCATAACTCTCTGAAAGTATTTTTACAAAAGATGATCGTTGCCTAAACAAATTTTAGGATGCCGAACTGCAAGAAATACTTAATAAGAATTTTATGGCCCAGGGAGCAATTATTGGCAATCGACACTAGGTACCGGGGAACAGAATCCCTCATTACAGTAAGGTGCGAAAACTTCTGGGCAGCTAATTGTTTTTCCGCCAATAGGCAAGCAGATGAGACGAGTGTTGCAATCTTGGCATGTGAACTTCGGTGTGACGGCGGGATCGCAAGAAGTCCAGTTAACAATGGCTTGGGCCTCCACTTCGTCGGCTTGGCGCTTGGCTCTGCCTTGGTTTTGGTGTGGTCCTCCTTGAGATGTGTGAGGTCCGCCTTGAGCTGACTGGCCGAGAGCCACACTCAGGAAAGCAAACTGTAGggaataaaatatacttaattatgATACGAGTAATTATgggttatatttttatttacctatcATTAATGATCTGTTTTGAAGCAAAATTGAATGATCCTTCTTAAATTTTTAAGGCAACAGTATTAATCACAACAAAATTCTATGGTTTTGTGGGCATAATACcgaaaaagtcacaaaaatcTGTGGATATACCTGTCATACGTAAAAAAAGTCATAGGGTGTCTACAATTTAGTAGCTCAATTGAAGATCACACATATTTTCAAAAGGTTTCATAGTTTATGTACCTCACAGACCATGTACCTACAAATATATACGCAGCAGTCGCAGCACgtttatatttttgtgaattCTAAATCTTACTTAAATTGGTACTTACCAGTGCCACAAGGCAAATAGTGTTCTTTAGAATCGACATGTTTCCGAGTACTGTATTGAATGCATCTGAATGTTGTGCATAGCTTTTATACTTCCTATCTGGCTGTTATCAGGTCGGAGGTAACTGCGGGTTTTCCTAGTCAATAGAAAGGTATAGGTAACTATTGTTTTCTATTAGCTCGGTGTTACTAGATTAGACCGGCTTAGACTTCTAGAAAAGGTTATTATGGAATACAATAGGTACTTATCTTAAAACTTATATAATTGGGTAGGTATTGGGCTAAGTGCCATACAAATACAATTCTTCTAATCTTTTAGATGTGTACGTGTTTTGATGGTTTGATATTAgtataatttgaatatctaTACCTACTCAATCAGGCAATAAGGGCAAGTACACAGACattttaaggcctgtgcacaccggctgcgtgtgcgtgacgtgcacgtgcgcgtgcggcgttgtagtatacagatccttatgagagatggcacaccgcttgcgtggcgtgtgcgtgtgcggctccaaaattttagcgcacgcacacgcgcacgtcacacatacgcaagccggtgtggctcggcctttaaacTCTAAGTTTAAAAATACAGCTCATACCGAGACTGAGCATTATACAAATTTTGCCACCTAGTGAAACacattttttcaccacaccaaggAAATGCTAACTGTAAAACATCAAACAAATTAAATCTAAATgaacgttattaaatatttatcatacaTAAAGATCACCACAATCCTACCAGctaacaactcaaaattgtattgtatcaaatttgtatcaaattactttgccgctcttgtggataaaatacaaatttctcggtttttgaacaatcaagaaaGCCTTTAGCTGCTGTGGTGAAAATAACCTTGTCGTTGTTAACTACTTACGAAATGAAATTTATATAAAACCTCATAAAGAAGTTTTCATTTGCAATATGGGGAGGCTAAATGACTTTAATAAAAAAGGCATTTAACCCTTCAAGTGGCAACGTCACTTTTCAGTACTTGGAAATTTAACTTTATATTAATTagtcaaattttaaatttaattacattaatCGACCACGAGCCGGCGGCCTGCCACTTGAAGGGTTAACCGATTTGTAAAAGATCCATAAGATCCCATAAGAGCCCCGTCAACAAAGTTtcgtacggaactctaaaaatacaCTAAAGATTCTAATATAACTTGCTGTTTACTTAAACTGAGATATTGCGATTAGAAAGTAGGTGTtcataacaataacataattTCCCAACGGAAAACTAGACGCACTGAACTGTTGACTTTTCTCTCGGAAAATCCAAGGTTGCCTATGTATCGAGCCCTGATAACGAGTTAGATATGAAGTATAAAAGCGATGGCAAACCTTCAGTTGCATCGAAGACATCGAAGTACTCTATAAAACATAAACATGGCGATATTGAAACACGCGACGTGTCTACTACTGCTGGtaaattgttttcttaaataatttgttCCGTTTATTAAATTGTTATTCATTGCTATAAATATATAGAATCTTATTAACGTTTATTTGTTCTTTACGCTGTTACCCAATATAGCTAATTTGTAACATGTGGCGAATAGACTATATTACCGATGAACAATAatgtatacaatatacatacctaGTATTAATATCTATGTTTCTTTCAGTTGGCCGTCATCAGCTTAGTACTGGGTCAAACAGCTCAAGGAGGACCTCATATAACCCAAGGAGGTGCCCATGAATCTCAAGGAGGCGCACACGAAGATCAGGGCCGGGTTAAGAGACAGGCCGAACAAGATGGCGACGAAGACTCAGGAGTTGTGAGCTGGACTACCTGCGATCAAACTACGACGCCGAAATATTCTTGCCAAGACTGCACCACTCGTCTAATCTGTCTACCGATTGGTGGAAAAGTGCTCGCTTGTCCTAGTGTGTACAGGCCCTACTGCAACAACGGTCGCTGTTCCGCTATTCCTAGCGCAGGCTGTGCTTAAGCTGTGTTTGTAATGTTTATGTTTCCAACGATAGTAGGGATAGATACATATAAGTATTCGTgtcggcacgtatggaggtccaagggggaagcctatgttcagcagcggacgtcttatggctgagatgatgatgatgatgaagtattcGTTGCGTTTATCCCGAGTGTAGTGTCCACTGGAGCCATTCAAACCCGAAGTACGTTGTATGTTACTAGGTTACCTATACCTTAaagcagtgtttttcaaactttatggggtcacggccctttatgaccactaaatttttttcgcgacccCCCTACCCCGTCTCTACGCTTTTCTATCTATgtatatagagtctgtgcggaaagagaagagtcgtgaaatgtatgggatcccatacattctacggctcctctctttccgcacagactcttaaCAAATTTGGAACCGCAGATCTGTGTTTGGAACGCACCTTTCTATCATTCACTCAGTTACATAAGCATTTTGGAACGCACTCtatatttacttacatattattaagtaaataaaattaatttattcttAGCAAAAATTGAGTTGTGGACAACATCAGCTTTACACAGTACCTATGCAGTTTGATTCTGTCCTTTGTATATATGGTTAAAATAATTCAAGGTATAGTTATCATCAGATAACTCCGTGAACGTGGAAATTCATATGCCTGCTATAGTGGAGAGCTagcaaagttaaaaaaaaaacttttaaattatttctcaAATGAAACACTGGTTGGTGATGGAAAatgttttgaaaattcatcatctgtgaaaatttcaactgtcacggtGAGGTctaaaaaagcgttttgaggaattaattcccagcaagctggaaatcatttTATTACCTTCATTTGAACCTAAATGCGAATAATCTGAGTTTGCTCTCTCCCAGGTGTGGATAAATTTTGGAAGCCTTGGGAGATACGTTTTGCCTTGGATTGACAAAACCACTCGATGTAGAAGGAACCCAccgtcaaattgaatgtcactTACCAGCAAGGTTGTAGATCAGACACTGGGAAAAAATCGGATTTTAACAcgattttaccaaaaaaaaaacattcaagtGGCGGCCATTTTCTACAATGTCTGACTACTAATTcatattaaggtacttttcgAATCTTCAGATAGCAATTTTTATCACGATTAGTGCAAATGATCCGTCGGATGTTCCGTTTTtgaactacaagcaaaaaaccataaactcctggaatggagcaaactcggattacactaattactaatttattagaaccaaatgaaggtattaagacgatttccagcttgttgggaattaattcctggaaaaaatctaatttggcTGGCCTAACAGATCTTAACTTATTCAACTGTTTAATAAATACAGTTTACCTATCTACCTAATAATgatttgttttattgatatgtATGTTAACGACCATTAAAGTTTAAAGGATTGGATTATTTCtaagttaaataaaatgaagtctgcTTTCAAAATTGAGCTTCGCGACCCCCCTGGACAAGTGCCGCGACCCCCCTGGGGGTCGCGACCcacagtttgaaaaacactgccTTAAAGGCATAATCTGCAAAAAATCTCTCTTAGCAGTACTATACGAATATTTGTCTTATTGAAAGTACATCTTTTGAAGATTACTGCATAATATCGGTACGTTTTAGAATTTTTTAGTTAACGTCATACTATAGGGATTTAAATGATTcatgtaatatttataaaatataataaaaacgttattcaacaaatatttgttttaatatctaCATCATACATTGATTATTTAAGTGCGAGACACTTGCTAATACTTGCGTTTAGTAGCAAATTATGAGCTCAGAATTAACACTAATCaataagtatacatataaatcGGTCCTTAATTACTGAATATTATCATACCTAGGTACTCTATGAGTGGTGTTTGTAAAAGTGctacaatattgaaaattcgTGACCACAAATTAACGTGATTTTCCCGTAATAacgtcaaaaacaaaacatgtATTAGACGTCACACTTAGTAcagattaataaaattaaccGTTACTACTCTTTTTTAACTGTAGGTAATTTATACATAGGATATGTCCGGTCATGTCTAGCACGCCTAACAAGTCGCGCTACTATAAGTGCATGTGGAGCGACGCCAATTGCGGAAAGACGTGCTAGACGtcttatctaatacctttaaacgagcaattcttgtttatttatttatatttcggggatctcggaaacgactctaacgatttcgatgaaatttgctatatggatgGGGATTTTCGGAGGCCGGCTATAAAtagatctagctaggtcttctCTCTATAAAtagatctagctaggtcttctCTCGATAAATAGATCTAGCTAGAtctctgagaaaacgcgcatttatgagttttcatatgttttccgagcaaagctcggtctcccagatatttggAAATAAAACAACACAAAGACGTCAAACAGAATCCCTCGACTCGACAATTTCCCCCAACAAGCACCGCTGGTTTTCAGTGAATCGCGAATCAAATTCAACTTGTAGTGTCATGTGCCTTAAAAGAGTATcttaaaatcgaataaaccgtaGGTACTTATCGTATATCAACTGTTTTCCTCACATGAGACACTGAAACGACAGTGGAAAGAATCCAATTAAGGCCGTTGTTACATTTGCAAGAGTCAGATATTGCGCAGTAATGGAAATTCTTCTCCGGCATTGTACGCGACGCTGACAGCACCCGTGTCAGACAGGACGAGGATGTTAAGTGCTCTGTGTCCCTCGCCCTAAAGTATTTGAAAAATGCCCGCAGGGTGGCCGTCGGTTGACTGTCAGATACAGTAAGGATCAACAAGTACCGCGTCATAGTTCAGgaaaacaacttaaaaatagttacagatacactttagaaagttttaagttatttcCCTTTTGCTTAACTGTGTcacggtgggcaaagttatgttaaagggcaaagttttatacttttacggtagACCTATAACTATTTTTCAGTcatcgtgattatttatcatCCTAAAATACTTTTTACGTATTGACTTACGAGGTAGGTATTGTTGTAGATAGCTCGatgttttgaatttgaaaccttggaattttattgataatataaCTAGGTACGCCGTACGTATGATTTATCTCATCTCGTGGCAAGCCCAATTGATGCataatacatacctacgtaCACACGTACGTAAGGATATACATATATCCTTATATTGATTATGAGTGTAAAATACATATCTCAATAGATAATACCGATCAACCATAGATAGCAGTTACGTATCGTCTCATAAGATACCAGTTacgtaattaatattattttctaacTCAGAAGCAAAATcaacacaataaataaaattagagtctgtgcggaaagagaagagtcgtggcagaaacgggaactaacattttaaattttatatggcaatccaaCCTTTGACaactgtcttgtaaaaagtaaacaaacttctgtcattgtatatttttattaacaaaaagcgcaagttttatgtataaaatattttcaaaacacgatgaaaccgtacataaaaccacaagaaaaattatatttaacattgttcggttttgtcagcgggaagaaaacggctaaaagccgactatcgacttacaaaaagtcgcggaacgtgtttccgctattcgcgggtattgatgttgtatttaatattaaataattacctacctatttaataagccccctaagtaacttgtctccggtaaataatcggtaagtatattcattcaaaatatattaattttcataaatatgcaggtcattcatgatctttaaaataactgacaaatagtcttgatacttgccattttatgcatatgtaatttttttttcaggattgtgtaaaagtacctacggtatctcgaataaaagaccgctaagtaggtgatatgcaagaattcgtaatctacgtgccggattcaagcacatctagttcctcacatcagtccctggttcttctgaagctagctcaaacataagtgacattgaatattttaattaagacgtcgattacaaagaataaaaccttttcataaaaatatttctttatttgtaagttcgtttactaggttctgttagttacaaaattataagtatttcatatttagcagacttttcggcgaagtaaaatatcgtaagatgagagaaccggacatatcccaataaggcctacctacttatgcactatttttattcatattcatatttattattaataatgtacacatacattacaagtcaagtttacaatgggtgaaatatatcccagatagtaaaattacagttctaatgcccaatttctacccgatctacccggttttgtattaaaataactgttggactgcacagattaggtagtacataactacataaatgagactctatcttgtttggtactaaaattacagttgtattgggcagattcttaactagttttagcagttttgtcaatcgcactgtcactttttagtatctgaaacataaaaaaaagtgtgttttaaaaagaaaactagtgcctgcgctaaatcagaggattgatttgacgagccgacaccaccaccaggctccgtttagtaagccatggtaaaaaaccggaacaaaaggggtacaagtatcatgacctttagtgtcgtactataatcacgtgaccagtgttgtcagcatagcaaaaaccataaaatagcactggcgcgccctcaaatcccacgactcttctctttccgcacagactctacctaaTAAAGTTAGCGTGGCGTACGAAATCTAATATCACACCTCTTTGGGTCAAACTTCAATAGACATCCGACTTCAGTATTCGGGAAAATTGGTTTAGACGTCACTTCCCGTCGGCGAACGGGAGATTCTAGGCACTCAACGCTACCAACTAATATGAAAGGTTTTCGAAATCCCGATGCCATTTCATGGACCGTCTTTTCCTGTCATTGAATTAAACAtagatttataatattaataactcAATACTTTTGGGGGGTCATACTGATTGTGGTTTTATTTTTCTCAATTCATTTATGCACTTTGGAGATGATTTCGGCCGATGCAATCCACTACCAATAAATTGCTTTGGAATAGGCTAGGGAACCATACGAAGATTAGGACAAAAAATCGGAAAGCGGACTCTCTGCAGCAAAATATAACCGCTAATAGGGTAAAAGAGAGAGGCCAAGAAAAAACATGCGTAGTGTATCTCATAAGAAATTTTAAAAGgagaaatttatttatataatgatttactttaatatatttacaatatttgatTATTGGTACATAACCTAATAAACAATCAAACGATCAGACCCTAATAAACGTCAGTGACTGTCTCAACATCTGCGCAGTCCGCACTGGGTTCTTCAGCACATTTTCCATTAACGCAGTAAGGTGTCAAACCAAAGCAGTTCCTCAAGATGCCCCCTTTTGGAGTGCAGTAGGAAGTACTGTAGCAGTCGTTACATGTGGGACCAAGTTTATATATTCCGTAGTCGAATTCGCACGCAACCCATTGTGGAATCCACGGCAAATTTGGAGGCCTACCCATGGGAATATCGACGACACGCTGCGAGTTAACCATCGCGATGATCGTAAtctgaaattattaaataacataTGATATTCTGGCAAATCGTGTCACTGTATTAAGACTGATTTCaagaggcgtattctgattgtaaaagGAGCTATGAATTTGTTGTTGAGGAAACGTCACTAGTGACACTGACtgatcatatccataacaaatccaTACATATcctgttattagttattacagtTAAAATACGCATTCAATACacttaaatgtttttaattataattaagtatattatagataaataagataggtacctattgctTAATAGTGCCgtctatttaataatttaattctaaaaaaaaacaaccgattgcactccgggagtgccgacagaagtgaaaactcaatgactagtccaaaatgtctgcagcactatgtatttataattgacccatcctcctttctattgaaaaactttagttccgaaattgctggccagtgagcttaaatttgtagcgttaattgtttaaaattcgaatagaaattgtaaagttaccttgcagacctcgtaTCTAAATATATTCATGATGATAAAtatggtcatgatattttgagttttattcaccagtactagagttcacttttattagcgatttcatcaagatgtagctatattgaattatttttgagtgatataaagttagaatgtaactttgagatcctcgtatttcagcccgtacaagattagaacattgagctttattgcttaatataaaagtccagttttaaataattgacctgattataatatgttatgactaaagttctttggtgaataacattgtccgtgacacatgacgtcagcgttacgttacgcgttacgctgaatcgagtttatcattttttccccacctcaaaaagtgctcagcgccgctaaagaagttttcacttcaaaaattgtagctttcataaaatacatatttacaatcatGCCATTTACTAATGCAAACTAAAATAAACTGATTTTAGATCCGTAGTGAACACCTACTATCAAAAGAAAGAACAACATCTTATTACATACCGCAGTGGCCAACACTCTACCCAAATAGATTACTTTCTTCTAAGAAGGAGTAAATTACAGTCGGCTAAGGACTGCAAAGTAGTACCCAGTGAGAGCCTAGTTTCCCAGCATAGGTTACTGATTCTAGACTTAAATCTTAAAGTACAACACTTGCAAAAGAACTCGAAGCCCCCACCTAGAACGAAATGGCATGGATTGAGGGACAGAGATTTAGCTGAAGAATTTAGGAAACGAATAGTCGATAAGATGGTAGGAATGGGTGATATGGCAGAGATGAGAGTGAATGATTGCTGGAATGAAATGGCAGTATGTTTAAGAAGTGTAGCGAGGGATGTTTTTGGGGAAACAACAGGGAAAGGGAAGA of the Cydia fagiglandana chromosome 17, ilCydFagi1.1, whole genome shotgun sequence genome contains:
- the LOC134672705 gene encoding uncharacterized protein LOC134672705 is translated as MAILKHATCLLLLLAVISLVLGQTAQGGPHITQGGAHESQGGAHEDQGRVKRQAEQDGDEDSGVVSWTTCDQTTTPKYSCQDCTTRLICLPIGGKVLACPSVYRPYCNNGRCSAIPSAGCA